The Culex quinquefasciatus strain JHB chromosome 2, VPISU_Cqui_1.0_pri_paternal, whole genome shotgun sequence genome contains the following window.
ctatgactatcaaagtcaccccggaattataactaagaatttttacaaaatttcgcttcgtttgatacccctatggcaaattatgaaaaatttagtattttcgtaaaaatacagtattttgtgaacaattttgagtagtcACATATTTattagcccgggtcaaaaaaaaataaaattgctcaaatcgAAAAGTgtatgagattgcccgaaagagtactcaaaatggggcctccagcccaaatttcagcccatttggttgaaaattggcttgccttgagcaggaacaaatttaaatgggaattaacccgtaaaacttgaGCAATCGGGTACATTGCTATGTACAAGTCTGTCGTTGAAATTTaacgacttttgcataccatggggtcTAAGGGGATGATCTGGGAAACAATTCCTCTGAAGGGTGCAAGATGATCCGAGGCCTCTAATCTTGCCTAGAAGCAGATTCATTCCGGCGTCACcgaaattctcatggtcccaACAAAATGTACAGGGAtaaatcaaagcacactaagaaggctgcctcgatcagaggacgccacatgtcaTTCAGCCACCGCGTggtaggagattttttttctctttcaaaaattctttcaaggATTTTTTGTTTCAGAATTGCAATGAAACTCggtacaaaacttgattttttcagcactcgtcatatTTGTCCAACTCgtcctgaaaaaaatcttctgttgcataaactactatttcaatacTAGTGCTGACAAacttacttttcagcactcaaatgggtggcataatgaatttttgagaactgttatttttggtgatgATAAACAGGCTATTTCGTCATTGTAATATaacagaaaattttcaaaacgaaattacaaaaagtattttataatttgtttCTTGTCTATGAAAATTTGCTCTTGAAGCTTaccaaaatgggacaggctagtcCTAATCACATTCTGACCTATTGTTTCGATTTCGTTCTTTGCTTTGTTGAACATAGACTGCACTATAGCTGAGTTTGTTTGAGAATTGTATTCTATCAGATCAAGGGAttccatttgttttttttctgtattttgtcTTTACAAGCAAGTAAGCcgagttttattttaatgatttagCAGGGCATCGTTTAGACTAACTGGTTGACTTATTCCAGATCAGAAACACAATGGAGCAAAGCCACACAACAGAGATCAAAACGGCCCTGGTTGAAACAAAATGGACTATCAAAGGTTTCTCTGCCATCAAAGTTGGACATCTGTTGTCGCCCAAATTTGCCGGAACATCTGCCCACACATCGCGAACGCTAACATGGAGGTACAAATTAGTTCCAATAGAGGTTGGGGTGAGTACGAGCTGGACATCAATTAAGGTTATTTCTGGAGGTCAGGATAACGTCGGGCAATCGCAATTTCACGCAGACTTTGAAGTTGAGTTCAATTTAGCTGAAAAATCTAAACAAGTGTCATCGGGCACATTCGATCAAGAAGACAAATCAATCGGACCAGGAATGAGAACTTGTGGAAAAGTATTTGTTGAAGAACGACGTGTTGACACTGAACATCAAGGTCGCTCTACACGAAGTGGTCGTCGGAGATCCTCTGAATCCCAAAACAGAGTCGCATCCCGATCCACAGATGTTAGATCACTTTGCCAGCTTGCTGTCGATGGCCAAAAACTTCAGCGATACGACGCTTATCGTCGATGGGGAAACATTCACCGTCCACAGGGCCATCCTGGCGGTTCGTAGTCCCGTGTTTGCGGCCATGTTCGAACACGCCGAAATGAAGGAGTCTCAAAAGAATCAGGTGACCATCCCGGACATTGAGCCGCACGTGTTTCAAGAGGTGCTTCGGTTTATCTACACCGATACAGTACAAGGGCTGGACAAGCTGGCTCATGAGCTGCTGGCAGCTGCCGACAAGTACGCGCTCGACAGGCTTGGGACGATGTGTGAGGAGTTCCTGGGCAAACACCTTTCGGTGGCAACGGTCACCAGAACGTTGCATTTGGCGGACATGCACAACGCTAAGCAGTTGCGACACCGAGCGATTCAGTTTATCGCTAAAAACATCAAGGCAATGCAGACGAGCGATTGGAAGAGCCTTCTGGCGAACAATCCCGACGTGGCGGCTGAAATGTTTTCCGAACTAACGAAAATGTTGAATTAGGGATATAAGTTTGTATTAGGTTTTTGTAATGGTAGTTGATCGATTCAGTTTCAGTACAGCAATAAATAAagttggaaaaatatttaaaaaatattgtaaatgcGTCAGTTTCATTCCAGGTTTCATAAATAACTGTTGACCGTTCTTGGACCTGGTTCTTCACAGGGCTTCTTACCTATTTGTTACACATTTTTGcactctggctgtcgatcttcttgatatcaatattgcttcagctgttattaattttttttgtccctgCAAGTATGTAGCATCTTTTAATCTttcattctataatttgataactcatTTTAAATGGCACATGAGCCAAGAGAGTACGCAACTAATATTATACCACTTCGTCTTGATAGTAGGCATTGTTTCATTTGTCAGCACTGTTGTTGTTAACGTGGTAGTCTTCAGCAAAGAGTGTTGTACCTGGGAATCATTTTTTAACTGTGATTCAGAAGAAATATTACAGAAGtatgtttaagaggcagtatttgtagattctgctcggtttgttctagaggtcgtatcgaggtgctccgatttggatgaaactttcagggtttgtttgtctatacatgagatgaactcatgccaaatatgagccctctacgacaaagggaagtggggtaaaacgggcactgaagtttgaggtctaaaacatgaaaaatcttaaaatagcgcatttccgtaaaacttcatcaattccaactctcttagatgcattcgaatggtctttgaagcccttcaaaatgtgctatagacatccaggattggtttgacttttctcatagctttgcaaattactgttaaaaatggatttttttaaatccttaataacttttgccaacagcctccaacacccatactcccataggtcaaaagttagggaatttcatggactataagcctacggtattaactttttggccaatcgcagtttttctcatagttttatgattttcctagaacaaacattttacaacgttagtttttgccctgtaggccaagaagacggcactttttggtctcaattttgtcatatttggaatcctcggacaatttcacgtaagttagaactattggagttgtaatattgctttaaaaaataattaaataaaacatttttgaaaaaagaaatagatcatatttaccctgtgatcaatacgtcaaatgctgtatcaagtaggcgaaaacttgttttacccctaatccgacaaaatgctaaataatattttaattaattctaaatggcattttttacaatcaaattcaaaattacaacacttcaatctaatgtaaaattttctgaggattccgaatatgtcaaaattgagaccaaaaagtgccgctatggaggcctacagggcaaaaactaacgttgtaaaatgtttgttctagaaaaatcgtaaaactatgagaaaactgcgattggccaaagtTATTgctgtaggcttatagtccatgaaattccctaacttttgacctatgggagtatgggtgttggaggctgttggcaaAGTTattaaggatttaaaaaaatccatttttaacagtaatttgcaaaagctatgagaaaaagtcaaaccaatcctggatgtctatagcacattttgaagggcttcaaaagaccattcgaatgcatctaagagagttggaattgatgaagttttacggaaatgcgagctatttt
Protein-coding sequences here:
- the LOC119766357 gene encoding speckle-type POZ protein B-like — encoded protein: MLDHFASLLSMAKNFSDTTLIVDGETFTVHRAILAVRSPVFAAMFEHAEMKESQKNQVTIPDIEPHVFQEVLRFIYTDTVQGLDKLAHELLAAADKYALDRLGTMCEEFLGKHLSVATVTRTLHLADMHNAKQLRHRAIQFIAKNIKAMQTSDWKSLLANNPDVAAEMFSELTKMLN